In Variovorax sp. J2L1-78, the following are encoded in one genomic region:
- a CDS encoding M48 family metallopeptidase encodes MRGLMQFTLDLFDELRAEVPAPAAEPAAPKAVEPQGPSLPAVPLSDTLRLARFVHPRATREAVLGHAQVAYEFARGKRRTIGFVVGAEGLSVRAPRWVALRDVDAALQEKADWIVRKLDEAQQRHERLESARIEWKDGACIPFLGEQVTVRLDPRHAFDGVGAMLDAEPDEGGVRELRLSVANNATTAQIRDAAQAWLMRQAKRIFQERLTLYAPQLGVRWTKLSLSNAATRWGSASADGAIRLNWRLVHYRMPVIDYVVVHELAHLRVMDHSPRFWETVESVVPDYGALRQQLKDEPVPRW; translated from the coding sequence ATGCGCGGCCTGATGCAATTCACCCTGGACCTGTTCGACGAGCTGCGTGCCGAGGTGCCGGCGCCCGCGGCCGAGCCCGCAGCGCCGAAGGCCGTCGAGCCGCAGGGCCCGTCGCTGCCCGCCGTGCCGCTGTCCGACACGCTGCGCCTTGCGCGTTTCGTGCACCCGCGCGCCACGCGCGAGGCGGTGCTGGGCCACGCGCAGGTCGCCTACGAATTCGCGCGCGGCAAGCGCCGCACCATCGGCTTCGTGGTCGGCGCCGAAGGCCTGTCGGTGCGCGCGCCGCGCTGGGTCGCGCTGCGCGACGTCGACGCGGCGCTGCAGGAGAAGGCCGACTGGATCGTGCGCAAGCTCGATGAGGCCCAGCAGCGGCACGAGCGGCTCGAATCCGCGCGCATCGAATGGAAGGACGGCGCGTGCATTCCTTTTCTCGGCGAACAGGTCACGGTGCGGCTCGACCCGCGCCATGCCTTCGACGGCGTGGGCGCGATGCTCGACGCCGAGCCGGACGAGGGCGGCGTGCGCGAGCTGCGCCTGTCGGTGGCGAACAATGCGACCACGGCGCAGATCCGCGATGCCGCGCAGGCCTGGCTCATGCGCCAGGCCAAGCGCATCTTCCAGGAGCGGCTGACGCTCTACGCGCCGCAGCTGGGTGTGCGCTGGACCAAGCTGTCGCTGTCGAACGCCGCCACGCGCTGGGGCAGCGCCAGCGCAGACGGCGCCATCCGCCTGAACTGGCGGCTGGTGCACTATCGCATGCCGGTGATCGACTATGTGGTGGTGCACGAGCTCGCGCACCTGCGCGTGATGGACCACAGCCCCCGTTTCTGGGAAACGGTCGAGAGCGTGGTGCCGGACTACGGCGCGCTGCGACAGCAGCTCAAGGACGAACCGGTGCCGCGCTGGTGA
- a CDS encoding lysophospholipid acyltransferase family protein gives MAFVRSVVHMAWMLVTVIPWGIIMCVASIWRRGEPLYWMAERWLGWAIGGARVILGIRTRVTGMENLPQEQRAGAVLLVKHQSTLETFLMPTLMPHPLAYVFKKELIYVPFFGWAMARLDMIHIDRSQRAQAFNKVVKQGRALLAQGIWIIMFPEGTRIPRGQQGTYKSGGTRLAVETGAPVIPIAVTSAKVWPRKAFVKRPGVVDVSIGPAISSVGREPVELMREVEAWIEAEMRRLDPEAYR, from the coding sequence ATGGCGTTCGTGCGCTCGGTGGTCCACATGGCGTGGATGCTGGTCACCGTCATTCCCTGGGGCATCATCATGTGCGTGGCGTCGATCTGGCGCCGCGGCGAGCCGCTGTACTGGATGGCCGAGCGCTGGCTGGGCTGGGCCATCGGCGGTGCGCGGGTCATCCTGGGCATCCGCACGCGGGTCACCGGCATGGAGAACCTGCCCCAGGAGCAGCGCGCGGGCGCGGTGCTGCTGGTCAAGCACCAGTCCACGCTCGAGACCTTCCTCATGCCCACGCTGATGCCGCACCCGCTGGCCTACGTGTTCAAGAAGGAACTGATCTACGTGCCCTTCTTCGGCTGGGCGATGGCGCGGCTGGACATGATCCACATCGACCGCAGCCAGCGCGCGCAGGCCTTCAACAAGGTGGTCAAGCAGGGCCGCGCGCTGCTGGCGCAGGGCATCTGGATCATCATGTTTCCCGAGGGCACCCGCATCCCCCGTGGCCAGCAGGGCACCTACAAGAGCGGCGGCACGCGGCTGGCGGTCGAGACGGGCGCGCCGGTGATCCCGATCGCCGTCACCTCGGCCAAGGTCTGGCCGCGCAAGGCCTTCGTCAAGCGGCCAGGCGTCGTCGACGTGTCGATCGGCCCGGCCATCTCCAGCGTCGGCCGCGAGCCGGTCGAGCTGATGCGCGAGGTCGAGGCATGGATCGAAGCCGAGATGCGGCGGCTCGACCCCGAGGCCTACCGTTGA
- the gmhB gene encoding D-glycero-beta-D-manno-heptose 1,7-bisphosphate 7-phosphatase, translating to MKLVILDRNGSINLHRDDFVKSETEWTPLPQALEAIARLNHAGWHVVIASNQSGLGRGLFDVVSLNAMHAKMHKMLAAVGGRVDAIFYCPHSPDEDCGCRKPKPGLFLQIGERYGVDLTNVPTAGDSLRDLQAGAAAGCEPHLLLTGMGAACRNVDPLPPEYPPNTQVHDDLSAFVDFLLAREAQKAAVQVAV from the coding sequence ATGAAACTCGTCATCCTCGACCGCAACGGCAGCATCAACCTGCACCGCGACGACTTCGTCAAGAGCGAGACCGAGTGGACGCCGCTGCCGCAGGCCCTGGAAGCCATCGCCAGGCTCAACCATGCGGGGTGGCACGTGGTGATCGCGTCGAACCAGTCGGGCCTCGGCCGCGGGCTGTTCGATGTGGTGTCGCTCAACGCCATGCACGCGAAGATGCACAAGATGCTGGCCGCCGTCGGTGGCCGGGTCGACGCGATCTTCTACTGCCCGCACAGCCCCGACGAGGACTGCGGCTGCCGCAAGCCCAAGCCCGGCCTGTTCCTGCAGATCGGCGAGCGCTATGGCGTCGACCTGACCAACGTGCCCACCGCCGGCGACAGCCTGCGCGACCTGCAGGCCGGGGCCGCCGCCGGCTGCGAGCCGCACCTGCTGTTGACCGGCATGGGGGCGGCCTGCCGCAATGTCGACCCGCTGCCGCCCGAGTACCCGCCCAACACGCAGGTGCACGACGACCTGTCGGCCTTCGTCGATTTCCTGCTCGCGCGCGAGGCGCAGAAGGCAGCCGTGCAGGTGGCCGTCTGA
- the glyS gene encoding glycine--tRNA ligase subunit beta, whose product MITNTKNLLVELFVEELPPKALKKLGDAFAGVLRDQLVALGLAEAGAVLTSYASPRRLGAHLTNVVAQAADKAVSQKLMPVAVGLDAAGNATPALLKRLGALGADASAVPTLKRALDGKAEALFYESTAKGATLAEGLQKALAEAIAKLPIPKVMSYQLENGELPGWTSVSFVRPAHGLVALHGGDVVPVEALGLTAGRETHGHRFEAKVDPVVLRDASSYALQLEEEGAVIAGFDARRTEIARQLAQAAAKVGGGAKPIDDDALLDEVTALVERPNVLICSFEREFLDVPQECLILTMKANQKYFPLLDAADKLTNQFLVVSNISPDDASAVIGGNERVVRPRLADAKFFFDQDRKKSLASRVESLGKVVYHNKLGTQGERVTRVMHIARTIAEQLGDGTLAAQATQAAQLAKADLVTDMVGEFPELQGTMGRYYALHDGLAVDVADAIEDHYKPRFAGDTLPRGEVGVVVALADKLETLVGMFGIGNLPTGDRDPFALRRHALGVVRMLIEKDLLLDLKALLIGTAAVFQGIDGFDRDRAVVDLEGFILDRLAGSLREQGASAQEVDAVLAPQPQRLGDVPKLLAAVRAFAALPEAPALAAANKRIGNILKKSPEADAHVSPVLLQEPAEKSLHDAMERILPAADAQFEAGDYTASLQTLAALRAPVDAFFDGVMVNAEQLDLRLNRLGLLKLLHGAMNRVALLERLAA is encoded by the coding sequence ATGATCACCAATACCAAGAACCTGCTCGTCGAACTGTTCGTCGAGGAACTGCCACCCAAGGCGCTGAAGAAGCTGGGCGACGCCTTCGCCGGCGTCCTTCGCGACCAGCTCGTCGCGCTCGGCCTGGCCGAGGCCGGCGCGGTGCTCACGTCCTATGCCTCGCCGCGCCGCCTGGGCGCGCACCTCACGAACGTGGTGGCGCAGGCCGCCGACAAGGCGGTCTCGCAGAAGCTGATGCCGGTGGCCGTCGGCCTCGACGCGGCGGGCAACGCCACGCCGGCGCTGCTCAAGCGCCTGGGTGCGCTCGGCGCCGACGCGTCCGCCGTGCCCACGCTCAAGCGCGCGCTCGACGGCAAGGCCGAGGCGCTCTTCTACGAGAGCACGGCCAAGGGCGCAACGCTGGCCGAGGGCCTGCAGAAGGCGCTGGCCGAAGCCATCGCCAAGCTGCCGATCCCGAAGGTCATGAGCTACCAGCTCGAGAACGGCGAACTGCCCGGCTGGACCAGCGTGAGCTTCGTGCGCCCGGCGCACGGCCTGGTCGCGCTGCACGGCGGCGACGTGGTGCCGGTCGAGGCGCTGGGCCTCACGGCCGGCCGCGAGACGCACGGCCACCGCTTCGAAGCCAAGGTCGACCCGGTGGTGCTGCGCGACGCCAGCAGCTACGCGCTGCAGCTGGAAGAGGAGGGCGCGGTCATCGCCGGCTTTGATGCCCGCCGCACCGAGATCGCCCGCCAGCTGGCGCAGGCCGCCGCGAAGGTCGGTGGCGGCGCGAAGCCGATCGATGACGATGCGCTGCTCGACGAAGTCACCGCACTGGTCGAGCGGCCGAACGTGCTCATCTGCAGCTTCGAGCGCGAGTTCCTCGACGTGCCGCAGGAATGCCTCATCCTCACGATGAAGGCCAACCAGAAGTACTTCCCCCTGCTCGACGCGGCCGACAAGCTCACCAACCAGTTCCTGGTCGTGAGCAACATCAGCCCCGACGATGCGAGCGCGGTCATCGGTGGCAACGAGCGCGTGGTGCGCCCGCGCCTGGCCGACGCCAAGTTCTTCTTCGACCAGGACCGCAAGAAGTCGCTGGCCTCGCGCGTGGAATCGCTGGGCAAGGTGGTCTATCACAACAAGCTGGGCACGCAGGGCGAACGCGTGACGCGCGTGATGCACATCGCGCGCACCATCGCCGAACAGCTGGGCGACGGCACGCTCGCCGCGCAGGCGACCCAGGCCGCGCAGCTCGCCAAGGCCGACCTGGTGACCGACATGGTCGGGGAGTTCCCCGAACTGCAGGGCACCATGGGCCGCTACTACGCGCTGCACGACGGCCTGGCCGTCGACGTGGCCGACGCCATCGAAGACCACTACAAGCCGCGCTTCGCCGGCGATACGCTGCCGCGCGGCGAGGTCGGCGTGGTGGTGGCGCTGGCCGACAAGCTCGAGACGCTGGTCGGCATGTTTGGCATCGGCAACCTGCCCACCGGCGACCGCGACCCGTTCGCGCTGCGCCGCCATGCGCTGGGCGTGGTGCGGATGCTGATCGAGAAGGACCTGCTGCTCGACCTGAAGGCATTGCTGATCGGCACCGCCGCCGTCTTCCAGGGCATCGACGGTTTCGACCGCGACCGTGCCGTGGTCGACCTGGAGGGCTTCATCCTCGATCGCCTCGCCGGCAGCCTGCGCGAGCAGGGCGCCAGCGCGCAGGAAGTCGACGCCGTGCTGGCCCCACAGCCGCAGCGCCTGGGCGACGTGCCCAAGCTGCTGGCGGCCGTCCGCGCCTTCGCCGCCCTGCCCGAGGCGCCGGCGCTGGCCGCCGCCAACAAGCGCATCGGCAACATCCTGAAGAAGTCGCCCGAGGCCGACGCCCACGTCAGCCCGGTGCTGCTGCAGGAACCCGCCGAGAAGTCGCTGCACGACGCGATGGAGCGCATCCTGCCCGCCGCCGACGCGCAGTTCGAGGCTGGCGACTACACCGCATCGCTGCAGACCCTGGCCGCCCTGCGCGCGCCGGTCGACGCCTTCTTCGACGGCGTGATGGTCAATGCCGAACAGCTCGACCTGCGGCTCAACCGCCTCGGCCTGCTCAAGCTGCTGCACGGGGCGATGAACCGCGTGGCGCTGCTGGAGCGGCTGGCGGCCTGA
- the glyQ gene encoding glycine--tRNA ligase subunit alpha yields MLTFQQIILKLQSYWADQGCALLQPYDMEVGAGTSHTATFLRALGPEPWKAAYVQPSRRPKDGRYGENPNRLQHYYQYQVVLKPAPSNILELYLGSLEALGFDLKKNDIRFVEDDWENPTLGAWGLGWEVWLNGMEVTQFTYFQQVGGIDCKPITGEITYGLERLAMYLQGVDNVYNLTWTDGLSYGDVYKQNEVEQSTYNFEHSDADFLFTAFNAHEKQAKHLMTEQLALPAYEQVLKAAHSFNLLDARGAISVTERAAYIGRIRNLARSVAQSYYESRERLGFPMAPREWVAQMAPITKKAA; encoded by the coding sequence ATGTTGACCTTCCAGCAAATCATTCTCAAGTTGCAGTCGTACTGGGCCGACCAGGGCTGCGCGCTGCTCCAGCCCTACGACATGGAGGTCGGTGCCGGCACCTCGCACACCGCCACCTTCCTGCGCGCCCTCGGACCGGAACCGTGGAAGGCCGCCTACGTGCAGCCCAGCCGCCGCCCCAAGGACGGCCGCTACGGCGAGAACCCCAACCGCCTGCAGCACTACTACCAGTACCAGGTGGTGCTCAAGCCCGCGCCGTCGAACATCCTGGAGCTGTACCTCGGTTCTCTGGAGGCGTTGGGCTTCGACCTGAAGAAGAACGACATCCGCTTCGTGGAAGACGACTGGGAGAACCCGACGCTCGGCGCCTGGGGCCTGGGCTGGGAGGTCTGGCTCAACGGCATGGAGGTGACGCAGTTCACCTACTTCCAGCAGGTCGGCGGCATCGACTGCAAGCCGATCACCGGCGAGATCACCTACGGGCTGGAGCGGCTGGCGATGTACCTGCAGGGCGTGGACAACGTCTACAACCTGACGTGGACGGATGGGCTCAGCTACGGCGATGTCTACAAGCAGAACGAGGTCGAACAGTCGACCTACAACTTCGAGCATTCCGACGCCGACTTCCTCTTCACCGCCTTCAACGCGCACGAGAAGCAGGCCAAGCACCTGATGACCGAACAGCTGGCGCTGCCCGCCTACGAGCAGGTGCTCAAGGCCGCGCACAGCTTCAACCTGCTGGACGCGCGCGGCGCGATCAGCGTGACGGAGCGCGCCGCCTACATCGGCCGCATCCGCAACCTCGCGCGCAGCGTGGCGCAGAGCTACTACGAGAGCCGCGAACGGCTCGGTTTCCCGATGGCCCCGCGCGAGTGGGTGGCGCAGATGGCGCCCATCACGAAGAAGGCGGCCTGA